A region from the Sphingomonas brevis genome encodes:
- the acs gene encoding acetate--CoA ligase has translation MTDEVYPVPREWAEKAFVDADRYAAMYRESVEDPEGFWRREARRIDWIKPFTKVKEASFHEEDFGIKWFSDGTLNLSANCLDRHLDERGDVTAIIWEPDSPDTAGRTISYRELHRMVCRFANALKEQGVTRGDRVTIYLPMVPEAAVAMLACARIGAIHSVVFGGFSPEALEGRIKDCDSRIVVTADEGLRGGKTVPLKANVDTALLACPAVDRVIVLRHSGSAVAMQKGRDLWWDEAVAAVPDDCLPEEMGAEDPLFILYTSGSTGKPKGVLHTTGGYAVWASMTHQYVFDYRPGQIYWCSADVGWVTGHTYIVYAPLANGATQVMFEGVPNWPDPSRIWQVVDKHQVEILYTAPTVIRALEREGDQWVQATSRKSLRLLGTVGEPINPDAWGWYHDVVGEGRCPIVDTWWQTETGAAMITPMPGAIDMKPGSACRPMFGVKPELVDEHGQFLRGAASGALVITDSWPGQMRTVWGDHARFFETYFTTHRGYYFTGDGCRRDEDGYYWITGRIDDVINVSGHRIGTAEVESSLVSHAKVAEAAVVGYPHDIKGTAIYAFVTLNAGEDGSEELRQELVKEVRHDIGGLAAPEVIYFTPALPKTRSGKIMRRILRKIAEGDVSNLGDTSTLADPAVVDQLVANRPVIEPAS, from the coding sequence GTGACCGACGAAGTATATCCGGTTCCGAGGGAGTGGGCCGAAAAGGCGTTCGTCGACGCCGATCGCTATGCCGCCATGTACCGCGAGTCGGTCGAAGATCCCGAAGGCTTCTGGCGACGCGAGGCGCGACGGATCGACTGGATCAAGCCGTTCACCAAGGTCAAGGAAGCCAGCTTCCACGAGGAAGATTTCGGCATCAAATGGTTCTCCGACGGTACGCTTAACCTCTCCGCCAACTGCCTCGACCGCCATCTTGATGAGCGCGGCGACGTCACCGCCATCATTTGGGAACCGGATAGTCCCGACACGGCGGGCCGGACGATCAGCTACCGCGAACTGCACCGGATGGTCTGCCGTTTTGCCAATGCGTTGAAGGAACAGGGTGTAACGAGGGGCGACAGGGTCACCATCTATCTGCCGATGGTGCCTGAAGCAGCCGTAGCGATGCTCGCCTGCGCCCGGATTGGAGCGATCCATTCGGTCGTGTTCGGCGGCTTTTCGCCTGAAGCGCTCGAAGGCAGGATCAAGGACTGCGACAGCCGCATCGTCGTCACCGCCGACGAAGGGCTACGCGGCGGCAAGACCGTCCCGCTCAAGGCCAATGTCGATACCGCGCTGCTGGCTTGTCCTGCGGTCGATCGGGTAATCGTGCTCAGGCACAGCGGTTCGGCCGTCGCGATGCAGAAGGGCAGGGACCTGTGGTGGGACGAGGCGGTTGCGGCCGTACCGGACGATTGCCTCCCTGAGGAAATGGGCGCGGAGGACCCCCTGTTTATCCTCTACACGTCGGGCTCGACCGGAAAGCCGAAGGGCGTGCTCCACACGACCGGCGGCTATGCCGTGTGGGCGTCGATGACCCATCAATATGTCTTCGATTACCGGCCAGGCCAGATCTATTGGTGCTCCGCCGATGTCGGCTGGGTCACCGGCCACACCTATATCGTCTATGCTCCGCTCGCGAACGGCGCGACGCAAGTGATGTTCGAGGGCGTGCCCAACTGGCCGGACCCGAGCCGTATCTGGCAGGTCGTCGACAAGCACCAGGTCGAAATCCTGTATACCGCTCCGACCGTCATCCGGGCGCTGGAGCGCGAAGGCGATCAATGGGTCCAGGCGACATCGCGCAAATCTCTGAGGCTGCTCGGCACGGTCGGCGAGCCGATCAATCCCGACGCATGGGGCTGGTACCATGACGTAGTCGGCGAGGGGCGATGCCCGATTGTCGACACCTGGTGGCAGACTGAGACCGGCGCGGCGATGATCACGCCGATGCCCGGCGCGATCGACATGAAGCCCGGCAGCGCTTGCCGGCCCATGTTCGGGGTCAAGCCGGAGCTGGTCGACGAACATGGCCAATTCCTGCGGGGCGCGGCCAGCGGCGCGCTGGTCATCACCGACAGCTGGCCGGGGCAGATGCGGACAGTGTGGGGTGACCATGCGCGGTTCTTCGAAACCTATTTCACCACCCATCGCGGCTATTATTTCACGGGCGATGGCTGCCGCCGCGACGAGGACGGCTATTATTGGATCACCGGGCGCATCGATGATGTGATCAACGTCTCGGGGCATCGCATCGGCACCGCCGAGGTCGAAAGCTCGCTGGTCAGTCACGCCAAGGTGGCTGAGGCGGCGGTCGTCGGCTATCCGCACGACATCAAAGGGACCGCCATCTATGCGTTCGTGACGCTGAACGCGGGCGAGGACGGCAGCGAAGAGTTGCGCCAGGAGCTGGTAAAGGAGGTACGCCATGACATCGGCGGCCTTGCGGCTCCTGAAGTGATTTACTTCACCCCGGCACTGCCCAAGACACGCAGCGGCAAGATCATGCGCCGCATCCTTCGCAAAATCGCCGAAGGTGATGTTTCGAACCTCGGCGATACCTCGACCCTGGCCGACCCCGCCGTGGTGGACCAGCTGGTCGCAAATCGGCCGGTGATCGAACCAGCGAGTTAG
- a CDS encoding NAD-dependent epimerase/dehydratase family protein gives MTLLVTGAAGFIGSSVAKALLDRGEQVIGIDNLNDYYDPALKRARLERLTAAHGNAFTFEQVDFGDQAALETFAASHKFDRIVHLGAQAGVRYSLVNPQAYVRSNLMGQINMLELARHREVDHFVYASSSSVYGGNDSLPFRVEDRVDHPISLYAATKKSDELMSESYAHLFRLPMTGLRFFTVYGPWGRPDMAMWIFTKALYEGRPLQIFNGGDMRRDFTFIDDIVRGVLACIDGPPADDGGIKAGGSKSPHAVYNIGNHRSEELMRMVGLLEQATGRDAAYDFQPMQAGDVRDTFADITAIQRDHGFEPSTSIDEGVPRFVEWFKQYHRID, from the coding sequence ATGACCTTGCTTGTGACAGGAGCCGCGGGCTTTATCGGATCGTCCGTCGCCAAGGCGCTGCTTGACCGCGGCGAGCAAGTCATCGGCATCGACAACCTCAACGATTATTACGATCCCGCATTGAAGCGGGCGCGGCTAGAGCGGCTAACCGCGGCCCATGGCAACGCCTTCACCTTCGAGCAGGTCGACTTCGGCGACCAGGCCGCGTTGGAGACGTTTGCCGCGTCCCACAAATTCGACCGCATCGTTCACCTCGGCGCCCAGGCCGGGGTGCGATACTCTCTGGTCAACCCGCAGGCCTATGTCCGCTCCAACCTGATGGGGCAGATCAATATGCTGGAGCTGGCCCGCCACCGCGAAGTCGATCATTTCGTCTATGCCAGCTCGTCGTCGGTTTATGGCGGCAATGACAGCCTGCCGTTCCGGGTCGAGGACCGGGTCGACCATCCCATCTCGCTCTATGCCGCGACCAAGAAGTCCGACGAGCTGATGAGCGAGAGCTATGCGCACCTCTTCCGCCTGCCGATGACGGGCCTTCGCTTCTTCACCGTCTATGGTCCGTGGGGCCGGCCAGACATGGCGATGTGGATATTCACCAAAGCGCTCTACGAAGGCAGGCCGCTCCAGATCTTCAACGGCGGCGACATGCGCCGCGATTTTACCTTCATAGACGACATTGTCCGCGGCGTTCTGGCCTGCATCGACGGTCCGCCGGCCGACGATGGCGGGATCAAGGCGGGCGGAAGCAAGAGCCCGCACGCGGTTTACAACATCGGCAATCATCGTTCGGAAGAGCTGATGCGGATGGTCGGGCTGCTCGAACAGGCAACCGGCAGGGATGCCGCCTACGACTTCCAGCCGATGCAGGCCGGCGATGTCCGGGATACGTTCGCCGACATCACCGCTATCCAGCGCGACCACGGCTTCGAGCCGAGTACGAGTATCGACGAAGGCGTTCCCCGCTTCGTCGAATGGTTTAAGCAATATCACAGGATCGACTGA
- a CDS encoding NAD(P)H-dependent flavin oxidoreductase, with protein sequence MPVPAIFDRLRLPVIGAPLFIVSNPDLVIAQCKAGIVGSFPSLNARPQSQLDEWIHQITEELAAYDEANPDAPSAPFAVNQIVHRSNDRFEEDMLTCAKWKVPIVITSLGARVELNEAVHSWGGITLHDIIDDRYARKAVEKGADGLIAVAAGAGGHAGRWSPFALVQEIRKWFDGPLALSGAIATGGAVLAAQAMGADFAYIGSPFIATPEARATEEYKQAICESGAADIITSALFTGVSGNYLRASIVAAGLDPDNLPQPGPDAMNFQSATGAKAWRDIWGSGQGIGILDKVTPAGELIARLVREYGEAKSRVCA encoded by the coding sequence ATGCCCGTTCCCGCCATTTTCGACCGGCTGCGGCTTCCCGTGATTGGGGCGCCCTTGTTCATCGTTTCCAACCCCGACCTGGTCATTGCCCAGTGCAAGGCCGGAATTGTCGGCAGCTTCCCGTCATTGAATGCTCGGCCGCAGAGCCAGCTCGATGAGTGGATCCACCAGATCACCGAGGAGTTGGCGGCTTACGACGAAGCCAATCCCGACGCGCCGTCGGCGCCGTTCGCGGTCAACCAGATCGTCCACCGCTCCAATGACCGGTTCGAAGAGGACATGCTGACCTGCGCCAAATGGAAGGTGCCGATCGTAATTACGTCGCTGGGCGCGCGGGTCGAACTCAACGAGGCAGTGCATAGCTGGGGCGGGATTACGCTCCATGACATCATCGACGACCGCTATGCGCGAAAAGCGGTCGAGAAAGGCGCCGATGGCCTGATCGCAGTGGCAGCCGGGGCCGGCGGCCATGCCGGCCGGTGGTCCCCATTCGCGCTGGTCCAGGAAATCCGCAAATGGTTCGACGGTCCGCTGGCTCTCTCCGGGGCAATTGCGACCGGCGGCGCGGTGCTGGCGGCGCAGGCGATGGGCGCCGACTTCGCCTATATCGGCTCACCGTTCATTGCGACGCCGGAGGCGCGGGCTACCGAGGAATATAAGCAGGCGATTTGCGAGAGCGGCGCGGCAGACATCATTACCTCGGCGCTGTTCACCGGGGTCAGCGGCAATTACCTTCGCGCCTCTATCGTCGCCGCCGGGCTCGATCCGGACAATCTGCCCCAGCCGGGGCCCGACGCGATGAACTTCCAGTCGGCGACCGGGGCCAAGGCATGGCGCGACATCTGGGGCTCCGGCCAGGGTATCGGCATTCTCGACAAGGTCACGCCGGCAGGCGAGCTGATCGCTCGGCTCGTACGGGAATATGGCGAGGCGAAGTCCCGGGTTTGCGCATGA
- a CDS encoding acyl-CoA thioesterase, whose translation MSRPDRHGRDAYRWYMTIATRWADNDAYGHVNNTVFYQWFDTAVNGWLVEAGLLDIETGDPIGLVVETGCSYFAPLSFPGDIEVGIAIEKLGSSSVTYRIGVFGSGQADPSAQGHFTHVYVGRDNRRPTPLPEAWRKKLSELQ comes from the coding sequence GTGAGCCGTCCGGACCGCCATGGGCGGGATGCCTATCGCTGGTACATGACGATCGCCACCCGCTGGGCGGACAATGACGCCTATGGTCACGTCAACAATACAGTCTTCTACCAATGGTTCGACACGGCGGTGAACGGCTGGCTAGTCGAAGCAGGGCTGCTCGATATTGAAACCGGTGATCCAATTGGCCTGGTGGTCGAGACGGGCTGCTCATACTTCGCGCCTTTGAGCTTTCCCGGCGATATTGAGGTGGGGATAGCCATTGAAAAGCTGGGCAGCTCAAGTGTTACCTACCGGATCGGCGTGTTCGGGTCGGGCCAGGCGGATCCCTCCGCTCAGGGCCATTTCACCCATGTCTATGTCGGCCGCGATAACCGCCGCCCGACCCCACTGCCCGAAGCCTGGCGAAAGAAGCTGAGCGAACTCCAATAG
- a CDS encoding iron-containing alcohol dehydrogenase, with the protein MQPFTFNPGPRLISGDGAATKLADVLPEGPCLFVTDKDVFRLGLTDDCRDALEASGRKVILFDAVEADPSKETLLAAVDEGRRHDVNHVIGFGGGSPMDVAKLAAYLLGSGDTLDEIWGVGLAKGQRLPLALVPTTAGTGSEATPISVITCEGGTKLAVNAQPLIADYAVLDAGLTLGLPAHVTAATGIDAIVHSVEAFTSARLKNPLSDALAREALGLLSSNLLKAIEEPGNVEARSAMLLGAHLAGIAFSNAPVAGVHALAYPLGGIHHLPHGLSNALMLRVVLQHNSEAARDLYAELAPILAPECEGQGSQARCAALIERLDGLSLASGLKLRLRDHGIVEDDIPLLAREAMKQTRLLVNNPCPIEEEDARRLYEAAW; encoded by the coding sequence ATGCAACCCTTCACCTTCAATCCCGGTCCCCGGCTGATCAGCGGCGATGGCGCCGCTACCAAGCTGGCCGATGTCCTGCCCGAAGGCCCGTGCCTGTTCGTCACCGACAAGGATGTGTTCCGGCTCGGCCTGACCGACGATTGCCGCGATGCGCTAGAAGCGAGCGGCCGCAAAGTCATCCTGTTCGACGCGGTCGAAGCCGATCCTTCGAAGGAAACGCTGTTAGCGGCAGTCGATGAGGGACGGCGTCATGACGTCAATCATGTTATCGGCTTCGGCGGTGGCAGTCCTATGGATGTCGCCAAGCTGGCCGCCTATCTGCTCGGCTCGGGCGACACCCTCGACGAAATCTGGGGCGTCGGCTTGGCCAAGGGGCAGCGCCTGCCGCTGGCCCTGGTTCCAACCACGGCCGGCACGGGCAGCGAAGCGACGCCGATTTCGGTCATCACCTGTGAAGGCGGAACCAAGCTGGCGGTGAACGCGCAGCCGCTGATCGCCGACTATGCGGTGCTCGACGCTGGCTTGACGCTTGGCCTACCGGCTCATGTCACCGCCGCCACCGGGATTGATGCCATCGTCCATTCGGTCGAGGCCTTCACCTCGGCCCGCCTGAAAAATCCACTCTCTGATGCGTTGGCACGGGAAGCGTTGGGCCTACTTTCGTCAAACCTCCTCAAAGCGATCGAAGAGCCGGGCAACGTCGAGGCACGCTCGGCGATGCTGCTTGGCGCGCACCTCGCCGGGATCGCCTTTTCCAACGCACCTGTCGCGGGCGTCCATGCGCTGGCCTATCCGCTGGGCGGCATCCACCATTTGCCACATGGCCTCAGCAACGCGCTGATGCTTCGCGTCGTCCTGCAGCACAACAGTGAAGCAGCGCGCGACCTTTATGCCGAGCTGGCGCCGATCCTCGCGCCGGAATGCGAAGGGCAGGGCAGCCAGGCCCGCTGCGCCGCGCTGATCGAGCGCCTTGATGGCCTATCGTTGGCCAGCGGCCTCAAGCTGCGCCTTCGCGACCATGGCATCGTTGAAGATGATATTCCGCTGCTGGCGCGAGAAGCGATGAAGCAGACTCGCCTGCTGGTGAATAATCCTTGCCCGATCGAGGAAGAGGATGCGCGGCGCCTTTACGAGGCCGCCTGGTGA
- a CDS encoding DUF1465 family protein has product MNESDDEKGQEARITPRLIDSLYTEAMILADEARAYFDEAGRDDRQSLEPFARVGFACESLKVTTRIMHIVAWLLTQKAVETGEIKTADGRRPERRLGHANDSDPIVVGQLPEAAQRLINASTDIYARIQRLDEGQLNDEPAPSPARALMGRLERDLIWNRNG; this is encoded by the coding sequence ATGAACGAATCGGACGACGAGAAGGGACAGGAAGCGCGGATCACGCCGCGCCTGATCGACTCCCTTTATACCGAGGCTATGATCCTCGCCGATGAGGCGCGTGCCTATTTCGATGAGGCGGGGCGTGACGATCGGCAAAGCCTTGAGCCGTTCGCCCGCGTCGGATTTGCCTGCGAGTCGCTAAAGGTTACGACGCGCATCATGCACATCGTCGCCTGGTTGCTGACCCAGAAGGCGGTCGAAACCGGCGAGATCAAGACGGCTGACGGTCGCCGGCCGGAACGCCGGCTGGGCCATGCCAACGACAGCGATCCGATCGTGGTCGGGCAGCTTCCCGAGGCAGCGCAACGGTTGATCAACGCCAGCACCGACATCTATGCCCGGATCCAGCGGCTCGACGAAGGCCAGTTGAACGACGAGCCCGCGCCGAGCCCGGCGCGTGCGCTGATGGGCCGCCTTGAACGCGACTTGATCTGGAACCGCAACGGCTGA
- a CDS encoding YdcH family protein has protein sequence MNDDDPREVLALLKAEHRRLDNEIEMFRTTGNCDQLELARMKKRKLSLKDEIQQLANRIIPDIIA, from the coding sequence ATGAACGATGATGATCCGCGCGAGGTCCTGGCCTTGCTCAAGGCCGAACATCGCCGTCTCGACAATGAAATCGAAATGTTTCGGACGACTGGCAATTGCGACCAGCTCGAACTGGCGCGGATGAAGAAGCGAAAGCTCAGCCTCAAGGACGAAATTCAGCAGCTCGCCAACCGGATTATTCCCGACATCATTGCATAG
- a CDS encoding YdcH family protein, whose amino-acid sequence MDKAYAEAIASKHAALHAIIDAEEHRPHPDVDLLTRLKKEKLRLKDELVGH is encoded by the coding sequence ATGGACAAGGCTTATGCCGAGGCGATCGCATCCAAACACGCTGCTCTTCACGCAATTATTGACGCCGAAGAGCACCGACCGCACCCGGACGTGGACCTGTTGACGCGTTTGAAGAAAGAAAAGCTTCGGCTGAAAGATGAGCTAGTAGGACACTAG
- the dksA gene encoding RNA polymerase-binding protein DksA, translating into MATALVDLYGSGSEQFDQILLSDDYRPADSEEFMCVEQRAYFLRKLRDWKESIIEESRATMAQLQVDSLREPDIADRASSETDWSIELRTRDRQRKLIAKIDAAVRRLYDGEYGYCEVTGEPISLARLEARPIATMTLEAQEKHERVERVSRDD; encoded by the coding sequence ATGGCTACCGCTCTTGTGGACCTATACGGTTCCGGGTCCGAACAATTCGACCAAATTTTGCTTTCGGACGATTATCGTCCGGCCGATAGCGAAGAGTTTATGTGTGTTGAGCAGCGCGCTTATTTCCTGCGCAAGCTCCGGGACTGGAAAGAATCAATTATCGAGGAAAGCCGTGCGACGATGGCGCAGCTCCAGGTTGATTCGCTCCGTGAACCGGACATCGCCGATCGTGCATCCAGCGAGACGGACTGGTCGATCGAGCTTCGCACCCGCGACCGGCAGCGCAAGCTGATTGCTAAGATCGACGCCGCCGTCCGCCGCCTTTACGATGGCGAATATGGCTATTGCGAAGTCACCGGCGAGCCAATCTCGCTGGCCCGCCTTGAGGCTCGTCCGATTGCGACGATGACCCTCGAGGCCCAGGAAAAACATGAACGCGTCGAACGCGTTTCGCGCGACGATTAA
- the surE gene encoding 5'/3'-nucleotidase SurE, giving the protein MRILLTNDDGIHAPGFSVLESIAARLSDDIWAVAPAEEQSGAGHSLTLTRPIRLRRLGERKFAVNGTPTDAVMMALAHIMKDAPPDLILSGINRGANLAEDVTYSGTVSAAMEGALAGVRSIALSQVYAREGMGDTIPFAAAEAWAERAIRPLMEVPLITGTLYNVNFPALAPEAVKGIRVCRQGIRDYGRLRIVERTDPRGYRYYWFGLAPTVETAGHETDLEVVADGYVAVTPLHLDLTHERGLATLAERFERD; this is encoded by the coding sequence ATGCGTATCCTCCTGACCAATGACGACGGCATCCATGCACCGGGGTTTTCGGTCCTTGAGTCCATTGCCGCGCGGTTATCGGACGACATCTGGGCGGTCGCCCCGGCGGAAGAGCAGTCAGGCGCCGGCCATTCCTTGACCCTTACTCGCCCGATCCGCCTTCGCCGCCTGGGAGAGCGCAAATTTGCGGTCAACGGCACTCCGACCGACGCGGTGATGATGGCGCTCGCCCACATCATGAAGGACGCTCCGCCCGACCTCATCCTGTCAGGGATCAACCGCGGCGCCAACCTCGCCGAAGACGTGACCTATTCGGGGACCGTTTCCGCGGCGATGGAGGGTGCACTGGCCGGCGTCCGCTCAATCGCGTTGAGCCAGGTCTATGCGCGCGAGGGCATGGGCGACACTATCCCTTTCGCCGCCGCCGAAGCCTGGGCCGAACGCGCAATTCGACCCCTGATGGAAGTGCCGTTGATCACGGGAACGCTGTACAACGTCAATTTTCCAGCGCTCGCCCCTGAAGCGGTAAAAGGTATCCGCGTTTGCCGACAAGGCATCAGGGACTATGGCCGCCTGCGGATCGTCGAACGAACCGATCCCAGAGGCTATCGCTATTATTGGTTCGGTTTGGCGCCAACTGTCGAGACCGCCGGTCATGAAACCGACCTCGAAGTTGTGGCGGACGGTTATGTCGCCGTGACCCCGCTGCATCTCGACCTGACCCACGAGCGGGGCCTCGCCACATTGGCGGAACGGTTCGAGCGGGACTGA
- a CDS encoding ABC transporter ATP-binding protein — MPESLGEELKIIARTMSRIRRRQLALLALLMPATAIAEMLMVAAIVPFLSQLAGSGLASTKITQLTDVLDGLGGLVRADPLIVTAVAFMIAVSVTAMLRLALSWLSQRFSFGLGQDLDVEIQRRLIHQPYLFHVQRHSSEFLAALDKVDFLVFSTALQGLQSLSSALISLFVFGVLLAIDPLSATLAALLIGSFYGAAMLVARRRLTVDAAVIREAFEARLKSAQDSLGGIRDILLDRSQRARVENFRAIDARFMSARARAAFLVAAPRILVEAFGLALIAVLAVAISRQPNGLIAALPVLGALSLGAQRLLPLMSQLYSGWANLAASRPIIGEVAELINLPIADDSEDIQPIPLTTSIELDCVCFQYADRGQPAVEEISLKIPKGSRTAITGKTGSGKSTLADLLMGLIEPSKGKILIDGEELAGSRLAAWRRSVAHVPQAIFLTDDSVAANIALSVDGAEIDMDRIRRAAAIAQVTEFADALPDGFQTKIGERGARVSGGQRQRLALARAIYKNAPVLVLDEATSALDDETEAAVLKTLGTLQAQGCTIVIVAHRRSTIEGCDRIVRLAQGRLVADDG; from the coding sequence ATGCCTGAATCCCTGGGCGAAGAGCTGAAGATCATCGCCCGAACAATGTCGCGCATCCGGCGGCGGCAACTGGCCCTGCTGGCCCTGCTGATGCCGGCAACGGCGATCGCCGAAATGCTGATGGTAGCGGCAATCGTGCCGTTCCTCTCGCAGCTTGCTGGTAGCGGCTTGGCATCGACCAAGATCACGCAGTTGACTGATGTGCTGGATGGGCTGGGCGGCCTCGTGAGGGCCGATCCCCTGATCGTCACGGCCGTCGCGTTCATGATAGCCGTCTCGGTAACGGCAATGCTCAGGCTTGCACTCTCCTGGCTTAGCCAACGATTCTCATTCGGCCTTGGGCAGGATTTGGACGTAGAGATCCAGCGGCGGCTGATCCACCAGCCCTATCTGTTTCACGTCCAACGCCATTCGAGTGAGTTTTTGGCAGCGCTCGACAAGGTCGATTTCCTGGTCTTCAGCACCGCCTTGCAAGGACTACAGTCTCTCAGCTCGGCCCTGATTTCGCTATTTGTCTTCGGAGTCCTGTTGGCGATCGATCCGCTCAGCGCGACGCTGGCCGCCTTGCTGATCGGAAGCTTCTATGGTGCGGCAATGCTGGTCGCACGGCGGCGATTGACCGTGGATGCGGCAGTCATCAGGGAGGCGTTTGAAGCCCGGTTGAAGTCGGCGCAGGACAGTCTCGGCGGGATCAGGGACATCCTGCTGGACCGCTCGCAGCGGGCCCGGGTCGAAAATTTTCGAGCGATCGACGCGCGGTTCATGTCGGCCCGCGCGCGTGCCGCGTTCCTCGTCGCCGCACCCAGGATCCTGGTCGAGGCATTCGGGCTCGCCCTTATCGCGGTTCTGGCAGTCGCAATTTCGCGTCAGCCGAATGGCCTGATAGCTGCCTTGCCGGTTCTCGGCGCGCTGTCGCTTGGCGCCCAGCGGCTCTTGCCTCTGATGAGTCAGTTATATTCGGGCTGGGCAAATCTGGCCGCTTCCCGTCCGATAATCGGCGAGGTTGCGGAGCTGATAAATCTGCCGATCGCAGACGATTCCGAAGATATTCAACCGATACCGTTGACTACCTCGATCGAACTAGATTGCGTTTGCTTCCAATATGCGGATCGCGGCCAACCCGCGGTCGAGGAAATCAGCCTGAAAATTCCGAAGGGCAGCCGGACGGCAATTACCGGCAAGACCGGCAGCGGAAAGAGCACGCTGGCCGACCTGCTAATGGGTTTGATCGAGCCCAGCAAAGGCAAGATCTTGATCGACGGAGAAGAGCTGGCGGGCTCGAGGCTGGCCGCATGGCGGCGATCCGTGGCACATGTTCCGCAGGCGATCTTCCTCACGGATGACAGTGTTGCCGCGAATATCGCGCTGTCGGTCGATGGCGCGGAGATCGACATGGATCGCATCCGCCGAGCTGCGGCGATTGCGCAAGTGACAGAATTTGCCGACGCATTGCCCGATGGATTCCAGACGAAAATTGGCGAGCGCGGAGCCCGGGTATCAGGCGGACAGCGGCAGCGGCTGGCGCTGGCCCGGGCAATCTACAAGAATGCACCGGTACTCGTGCTCGATGAGGCAACCAGCGCACTTGACGACGAAACCGAAGCGGCGGTGCTAAAAACGCTGGGCACGCTGCAGGCGCAGGGCTGCACAATCGTCATTGTCGCTCATCGCCGCTCGACGATTGAAGGCTGCGATCGGATTGTGCGATTGGCTCAAGGCAGATTGGTCGCAGACGATGGATAG
- a CDS encoding PqqD family protein translates to MSVLAKRPDRFTETEIDDEVIVMRLDTGEFFSMTDTAAATWRLIDGSRDRAGLLRALVDEYGVKEAKIAAEIDTFLVELRSAGLVS, encoded by the coding sequence ATGAGCGTTCTTGCTAAGCGGCCAGACAGGTTCACCGAAACCGAAATCGACGACGAGGTCATCGTTATGCGTCTCGACACTGGCGAATTTTTTTCGATGACCGACACCGCTGCCGCCACCTGGCGTCTGATTGATGGCAGCCGCGACCGCGCCGGACTGCTGCGGGCCTTGGTTGACGAATATGGAGTCAAAGAGGCAAAAATTGCGGCAGAGATCGATACCTTCCTGGTTGAGTTGAGGAGCGCCGGCCTGGTTTCCTGA